A genome region from Manis pentadactyla isolate mManPen7 chromosome 5, mManPen7.hap1, whole genome shotgun sequence includes the following:
- the LOC118930982 gene encoding endogenous retrovirus group FC1 Env polyprotein-like, which yields MIHQNLEVNAPKHLEEVQQAIKTQEAHLQSHLQQNTRTLPFSWLSLLQEGLDLFRHTVPNISLTQCFLCTSLIEAPVVAVQAPPRENLLCPPGPPSKPKLIGEVPLFETPEANVTLRHHYKQPSLLFSPPGTFLWCNGTLYKTSFANASCLLITLVPRLTLYGGAKFANSWPLDSRHKRAVLLPLVAGISLTSSILAMGVSAGALGYSIMALEKLERRLEAAVQASVASLASLQRQVTSLAQVTLQNHQVLDLLTAEKGGTCLFLWEQCCYCINESGLVEKNVQKLELKKKLQGTSISDSNLYSWFQSPIMAWLVPLLGPVAAICFICLIGPYVFRFLQQRIAEISHIKVNQLLLHKYSPLLTEPPPAINQP from the coding sequence ATGATTCACCAAAACCTGGAGGTAAATGCCCCCAAACATCTTGAAGAAGTACAACAGGCCATTAAAACCCAGGAAGCCCACCTACAGTCTCACTTACAACAAAACACTAGGACCCTTCCCTTTTCTTGGTTAAGTCTACTACAGGAAGGGCTGGATTTATTCAGGCACACCGTCCCCAATATTTCCTTGACTCAATGCTTCCTCTGCACTTCCCTTATAGAAGCCCCTGTGGTAGCAGTTCAGGCACCACCAAGAGAGAACCTACTTTGCCCTCCAGGCCCTCCCTCAAAGCCCAAACTTATCGGGGAGGTACCATTATTTGAGACACCTGAAGCAAATGTGACCTTGAGACATCACTATAAGCagccttcccttctcttctccccACCAGGCACCTTCCTGTGGTGCAATGGGACCTTATACAAAACCAGCTTTGCAAACGCTTCTTGCCTGCTCATCACCCTGGTCCCTAGGCTGACTCTGTACGGGGGAGCtaagtttgccaactcctggcCCTTAGATTCCCGTCACAAGAGAGCAGTCCTCCTGCCTTTAGTGGCAGGGATCTCCCTCACATCCTCCATTCTGGCCATGGGAGTGAGCGCTGGTGCCCTGGGTTACAGTATTATGGCCCTAGAAAAACTGGAACGGCGGCTTGAGGCAGCTGTCCAGGCATCTGTGGCCTCTCTGGCATCTCTCCAGAGGCAAGTCACCTCCTTGGCCCAGGTAACTCTCCAAAACCACCAGGTTTTAGACCTCCTTactgcagagaagggagggaccTGTCTATTCCTCTGGGAACAATGTTGTTACTGTATCAATGAGTCGGGACTCGTGGAGAAAAATGTTCAAAAACTAGAACTAAAAAAGAAACTCCAGGGAACCAGCATATCAGATAGTAATCTTTACAGCTGGTTTCAATCCCCTATTATGGCCTGGTTGGTGCCTCTCCTGGGCCCTGTTGCAGCGATCTGTTTTATATGCCTTATTGGCCCATATGTTTTCAGGTTCCTTCAACAGCGCATAGCGGAAATATCACACATAAAGGTCAATCAACTGTTGCTGCACAAGTACTCGCCCCTCCTGACTGAGCCTCCTCCAGCCATCAACCAGCCTTAA